CTACACGAACAGGAGACCCACGAAACCGGCCGTGTACGCGAGCGCGAACACCCAGGGCACCCACTGCTCGACGTGGCTGAGCGGCCAGTAACGCGCGGGATCGGTGCCGCCCCCGAGCGCGGCCCACTCGGCGCGCCAGTAGGGCGAGGCGGGAAGCCGTTCCTCCAGGGCGCCGATCACCGCGAACTTGGCCGAGTTCAGCTGCCGGTACGAGCGCAGCAGCCAGAACCAGGCCAGGCACTGCCCGAGCAGGATCAGCCAGGGCGCGATCAGCAGCGGCCGGGCGGTGTCCACGGAATGCTCGGCGAACAGCGCGATTCCGGCGGCCACGGTGGTGTTCACCGACAGGAAGAAGGCGTTGGCCTGGCCGCGGCGCTCGGAGACCCGGTCCGCCATCTCGGCGTAGAGCTTGTACTGCTCCAGCAGCACCGCGGTGTCGGTGTCCCCCGGCCCGGGCGGGTTTCCGGCCGTCGGCGCGTCGT
The Kineosporia corallincola DNA segment above includes these coding regions:
- a CDS encoding RipA family octameric membrane protein, which translates into the protein MTEDQAAPSAASRFADRFFRTAPSPSLDGIRATLWNDAPTAGNPPGPGDTDTAVLLEQYKLYAEMADRVSERRGQANAFFLSVNTTVAAGIALFAEHSVDTARPLLIAPWLILLGQCLAWFWLLRSYRQLNSAKFAVIGALEERLPASPYWRAEWAALGGGTDPARYWPLSHVEQWVPWVFALAYTAGFVGLLFV